One stretch of Rhodoferax lithotrophicus DNA includes these proteins:
- a CDS encoding DUF1778 domain-containing protein: MSATATTARLEARISFDLHATLKRAAELQGRTMTDFVVSAVQEAAQKAIEQAEVIRMSLADQQCFAQALLNPPEPAPAMLRAFAKREKLLKSA, from the coding sequence ATGTCAGCAACCGCAACCACCGCACGTCTTGAGGCACGTATCAGCTTTGATCTCCATGCCACTCTCAAGCGTGCGGCTGAACTTCAGGGGCGCACCATGACCGACTTTGTGGTGAGTGCTGTCCAAGAGGCTGCACAAAAAGCCATAGAACAAGCCGAGGTCATCCGTATGTCCTTGGCTGATCAGCAGTGCTTTGCCCAAGCCCTGCTCAACCCGCCTGAGCCTGCGCCCGCCATGCTTCGTGCCTTTGCGAAACGCGAAAAGCTGTTGAAGTCAGCATGA
- a CDS encoding LexA family protein, whose translation MLISNRVCAGFPSPAEDLGAQRIDLTQMLIVHAQATYFLRARGTSMEGVGIFDNDILVVDKAIKPRHNHIVVAVVDGDFTAKCLYQRAGRIKLRAANPTFADIVPKEGQTLEVWGVVTSSIKQFKV comes from the coding sequence TTGTTGATCAGTAACCGGGTGTGTGCGGGTTTTCCGTCTCCCGCTGAAGACCTGGGGGCGCAACGGATCGACCTGACTCAGATGCTGATTGTTCATGCGCAGGCCACCTATTTTTTGCGCGCCAGAGGCACGTCCATGGAGGGTGTGGGCATCTTCGACAACGATATCCTGGTGGTCGACAAGGCCATAAAGCCCCGCCACAACCATATTGTCGTGGCGGTGGTGGATGGTGACTTCACAGCCAAATGCCTGTACCAGAGAGCGGGTCGAATCAAGCTCAGGGCGGCCAACCCAACTTTCGCAGACATTGTTCCCAAGGAAGGTCAAACCCTTGAAGTCTGGGGCGTGGTCACCAGCAGTATCAAACAGTTCAAGGTTTGA
- a CDS encoding GNAT family N-acetyltransferase: MINPPFQVVRLENSHERSPFHSGSESLDSYLKQQVSQDVRRRVTACYVALTANQRISGYYTLASASVLLSDLPIALSKRLPRYPTVPAIRMGRLAVDREFKGIGLGGALLADALTRSLRSEIAAYALLVDAKDDSAAAFYKHHGLVELPCQPLKLFIPFATVTGIASGM, from the coding sequence ATGATCAACCCTCCTTTTCAAGTTGTACGACTTGAAAACAGCCACGAGCGATCCCCGTTTCATAGTGGGTCAGAATCACTGGACAGCTATCTCAAACAACAAGTTTCACAGGACGTTCGCCGCCGAGTGACGGCTTGCTACGTTGCGCTGACCGCCAATCAGCGAATTTCGGGCTACTACACACTGGCATCGGCCAGCGTTTTGCTTTCGGACTTGCCGATAGCATTGAGCAAAAGGTTGCCGCGCTATCCAACGGTTCCTGCGATACGAATGGGGCGATTGGCCGTTGACCGTGAATTTAAGGGGATCGGATTGGGTGGTGCTTTACTGGCCGACGCACTCACACGGTCATTACGCTCTGAAATTGCGGCATACGCATTGTTGGTTGATGCAAAAGACGACTCGGCAGCAGCTTTTTACAAGCATCATGGACTGGTGGAGTTACCCTGCCAACCGTTGAAGTTGTTTATACCGTTTGCCACCGTGACAGGCATTGCATCGGGGATGTAA
- a CDS encoding SOS response-associated peptidase family protein, with translation MTFRSNTYNARSETVAEKPSFRDAWRRAQHCIIPAEAIYEPDFLSL, from the coding sequence GTGACGTTCCGCAGTAACACGTACAACGCCAGAAGTGAAACCGTTGCAGAAAAGCCAAGTTTTAGGGATGCTTGGAGGAGGGCTCAGCACTGCATCATTCCTGCAGAGGCCATTTATGAACCAGACTTTCTTAGTCTATGA
- the amt gene encoding ammonium transporter, which yields MKKLLASLTLGLGLLLGSSLALSQTPAAPATTEAAPAAVAASAVVAPAEVKPVEAVAPAAAASEAAPAAPAAAPVPNKGDTAWMMVSTLLVILMTVPGLALFYGGLVRSKNMLSVLMQVMVTFSLIVVLWFIYGYSLAFTEGNAFFGGFDRLFMAGIWDNAAGTFANGATFSKGVYIPEIVFAAFQATFAGITGALIVGAFAERMKFSAVLAFMVLWFTFSYAPIAHMVWFWMGPDAYGAKDVVDAMNAKAGYIWQSGALDFAGGTVVHINAAVAGLVGAYMVGKRIGYGKESMAPHSLTLTMVGASLLWVGWFGFNAGSALEANGFAALAFINTFGATAAAVLAWCVGETLMRGKASMLGAASGCVAGLVAITPAAGNVGIGGALIIGFLSGFAGLWGVNGLKKILGADDSLDVFGVHGVCGILGAILTGVFNSPALGGPGYVADWVTASMVTSADYSIAAQVWVQTKAVLTTVIWSGVVSFVAYKIVDLTIGLRVSEESEREGLDVTSHGEAAYGR from the coding sequence ATGAAAAAACTACTTGCATCCCTTACCTTGGGCTTGGGTCTGCTGCTTGGCAGCAGTCTTGCCTTGTCTCAAACCCCGGCTGCACCGGCAACCACTGAGGCTGCACCCGCAGCAGTGGCAGCATCTGCCGTTGTAGCGCCTGCCGAGGTTAAACCTGTTGAAGCAGTTGCCCCTGCCGCCGCCGCGAGTGAGGCTGCGCCCGCCGCCCCTGCCGCTGCGCCCGTTCCAAACAAAGGTGATACTGCCTGGATGATGGTTTCCACCTTGCTGGTGATTCTGATGACCGTTCCAGGTTTGGCGTTGTTTTATGGCGGCTTGGTACGCAGCAAGAACATGCTGTCTGTACTGATGCAAGTCATGGTGACGTTCTCATTAATCGTCGTGTTGTGGTTCATTTATGGCTACAGCTTGGCGTTCACAGAGGGGAATGCTTTCTTTGGTGGCTTTGATCGACTCTTCATGGCAGGCATTTGGGACAATGCGGCAGGAACATTTGCCAATGGGGCCACTTTCAGCAAAGGTGTTTACATTCCTGAAATCGTGTTTGCAGCCTTCCAGGCAACGTTTGCAGGTATCACTGGTGCCTTGATTGTGGGTGCATTTGCTGAACGTATGAAGTTCTCTGCTGTGTTGGCCTTCATGGTGCTGTGGTTTACCTTCTCTTACGCTCCCATTGCACACATGGTCTGGTTCTGGATGGGCCCGGATGCATACGGTGCCAAAGACGTGGTGGACGCGATGAATGCCAAGGCTGGCTATATTTGGCAATCTGGCGCACTGGACTTTGCTGGTGGTACCGTGGTGCACATCAATGCTGCTGTGGCTGGTTTGGTCGGTGCTTACATGGTTGGCAAGCGTATTGGCTATGGCAAGGAATCCATGGCTCCTCACAGCCTGACTTTGACCATGGTGGGTGCGTCTCTGCTGTGGGTGGGCTGGTTTGGTTTCAACGCTGGTTCTGCTCTGGAAGCCAACGGTTTTGCGGCTCTGGCCTTTATCAACACCTTTGGTGCCACCGCGGCTGCCGTGTTGGCATGGTGTGTCGGTGAAACGCTGATGCGTGGCAAGGCTTCCATGCTGGGTGCTGCTTCTGGTTGTGTGGCCGGTTTGGTGGCCATCACACCCGCTGCGGGTAACGTGGGTATCGGTGGTGCTTTGATCATTGGCTTCCTGTCTGGCTTCGCTGGCTTGTGGGGCGTGAATGGCCTGAAGAAGATTCTGGGTGCTGACGACTCATTGGACGTGTTTGGTGTGCACGGTGTCTGCGGAATTTTGGGTGCTATCCTGACGGGCGTGTTCAATAGCCCAGCTTTGGGTGGTCCTGGTTATGTGGCTGATTGGGTCACAGCATCCATGGTGACATCGGCTGATTACTCTATTGCAGCCCAAGTCTGGGTGCAAACCAAAGCCGTATTGACCACCGTGATCTGGTCTGGCGTGGTTTCTTTCGTGGCCTACAAGATTGTTGATCTGACGATTGGTCTGCGTGTCTCTGAAGAGAGCGAACGCGAAGGTTTGGATGTCACATCTCATGGCGAGGCTGCTTACGGCCGGTGA
- the glnK gene encoding P-II family nitrogen regulator, whose amino-acid sequence MKLVTAIIKPFKLDEVREALSGIGVQGITVTEVKGFGRQKGHTELYRGAEYVVDFLPKVKVEAAIADELVDQVIEAIEGAARTGKIGDGKIFVTPVEQVIRIRTGETGKEAL is encoded by the coding sequence ATGAAACTTGTTACTGCCATCATCAAACCCTTCAAGCTCGATGAGGTGCGCGAAGCACTCTCAGGCATTGGCGTGCAGGGAATTACTGTGACTGAAGTTAAAGGCTTTGGTCGTCAAAAAGGTCACACTGAGCTGTACCGTGGTGCGGAATATGTGGTCGATTTTTTGCCCAAGGTTAAGGTTGAGGCCGCCATCGCGGACGAACTGGTTGACCAGGTTATTGAAGCTATTGAGGGTGCTGCACGCACCGGCAAGATTGGGGATGGCAAGATTTTTGTTACACCCGTTGAGCAGGTTATTCGCATCCGTACCGGTGAAACCGGTAAAGAGGCGCTGTAA
- a CDS encoding WYL domain-containing protein: protein MNKQVHDIQDERLFYLEFLALFTGQVSRKDLVVRFGISEPAATKDLSRYAELSPNTLRYDLKRKCYVLSDFSHHFSHDIEQALHALAGARAIALDSEHGKKLPSWINCDIKRALSLPLVATITRCIHRKRTMSAMYWSHTSGNKERQLSPLALVNDGLRWHVRCFDHLDDKIKDFNLTRFESATEGSASTKSLKDDAEWNTLVQIKLVPHPKSEFPKTTAFDYEMQNGVKLVELKACLVGYFLRHWHVDFTDKATENPKAHQLFLANKSELIERGVDKWSLAN, encoded by the coding sequence ATGAACAAACAAGTGCATGACATTCAGGATGAACGCTTGTTTTACCTGGAGTTTTTGGCACTGTTTACAGGCCAAGTAAGTCGTAAAGACCTTGTCGTCAGGTTCGGCATCAGTGAACCGGCTGCAACAAAAGACCTTTCGCGCTATGCAGAGCTTTCTCCCAACACATTACGTTATGACCTAAAGCGTAAGTGCTATGTGCTGTCAGATTTTTCGCACCATTTCAGCCACGACATTGAACAAGCTCTACACGCACTTGCGGGCGCACGGGCTATTGCTTTAGATTCAGAGCATGGGAAAAAGCTTCCCAGCTGGATCAACTGTGACATCAAACGAGCGCTCTCTTTGCCACTTGTCGCAACGATTACTAGATGTATTCACCGCAAGCGGACAATGTCTGCAATGTACTGGTCCCACACAAGCGGAAATAAGGAGCGTCAGCTCTCGCCTTTGGCTTTGGTAAATGATGGATTACGCTGGCATGTACGCTGCTTTGATCATTTGGACGACAAAATCAAAGACTTCAACCTGACACGTTTTGAGTCGGCAACTGAGGGGTCTGCGTCAACAAAAAGTTTGAAGGATGACGCGGAATGGAACACACTAGTTCAAATAAAACTTGTGCCACACCCAAAATCCGAATTCCCGAAAACTACTGCGTTCGACTACGAAATGCAAAACGGAGTCAAACTGGTTGAACTCAAAGCATGCTTGGTCGGCTACTTTCTTAGACATTGGCACGTTGATTTCACCGACAAGGCCACTGAAAACCCGAAAGCACACCAACTCTTTCTTGCAAACAAGAGTGAGTTGATTGAACGCGGTGTGGACAAATGGTCATTGGCAAACTAG
- a CDS encoding FxDxF family PEP-CTERM protein: MKKSPYFLKAVVTSAVLLVGMSAAHAQTVFDFANLTNGGAGNFLPTNGVSCTGGDKCSSNVSSVLNGTLSFASGGLVVNVMASYNGSAFGNGAAVVQDHEPAYNNATFTGAGLGVYHLKNENSDDNITAKESLKLSFNQAVTISAIGLRSDGHNARFDSDKKFEYSFDNLSWTRTNLAGSVALNKIGQDFYIRYSEHSGAQFYLSSMTVAAVPEPETYAMLLAGLGVLGAVARRRQSKKA, from the coding sequence ATGAAAAAATCGCCTTATTTTTTGAAAGCTGTCGTCACAAGCGCGGTGTTGTTGGTTGGAATGTCTGCTGCACATGCGCAAACCGTTTTTGACTTTGCCAATTTGACCAATGGCGGTGCAGGTAATTTCTTGCCGACGAATGGGGTGAGTTGTACCGGTGGTGACAAATGCAGCTCAAATGTCAGCTCGGTGCTGAATGGGACACTGAGTTTTGCCAGTGGTGGTCTCGTCGTCAATGTGATGGCTTCTTACAATGGCAGTGCATTTGGCAATGGTGCGGCTGTGGTGCAAGACCATGAGCCAGCGTATAACAATGCAACCTTTACCGGTGCCGGGTTGGGTGTGTATCACCTGAAGAATGAAAATAGCGATGACAACATCACCGCCAAAGAATCGCTCAAGCTGAGCTTTAACCAAGCCGTCACTATTTCTGCCATTGGGTTGCGCTCGGATGGTCACAATGCGCGTTTCGACTCTGACAAAAAATTCGAATACAGCTTTGATAACCTGTCTTGGACCCGTACAAACTTAGCTGGTTCAGTGGCGCTGAACAAAATTGGTCAAGATTTCTATATTCGATACAGCGAACATAGTGGCGCGCAGTTTTACCTGAGTTCCATGACCGTGGCGGCAGTGCCAGAACCCGAAACCTACGCCATGTTATTGGCTGGTTTGGGTGTCTTGGGTGCAGTTGCTCGCCGTCGCCAATCCAAGAAAGCCTGA
- a CDS encoding Y-family DNA polymerase, with the protein MYALVDGNNFYVSCERVFRPSLNGLPVCVLSNNDGCAISRSNEAKALGITMGAPWFKIKHLAETDGLVALSANFALYGDLSDRMMSLAAGLGPHQEIYSIDESFIDLSDVAGNLTERSHKIRSRILQWVGIPCGIGIGSTKTLAKLANHVAKSAERKPGSYPEQLAQVCNLAVLTPSELDAVFAATPVNEVWGIGRQISKQLIDGGVKTVLDLVRLDPAMVKRRWSVVLERTVRELQGINCVELEHSPQPKQEIACTRSFGHPVTELADLSEAVTEFASRAAQKLRKQSSLAGQVLCFIRTSPFRREEQYSRSVTIPLRRPSADTAIIVEAALTGLAAIYRRGFKLAKAGVMLLDLQPDTVQQQELALEDDGSHDRSRLMSTLDDLNQRYGRGTILLASAGLAGDRRAWSMKQERRTPGYTTCLDDLAVAHA; encoded by the coding sequence ATGTATGCACTGGTGGATGGCAACAACTTTTATGTGAGCTGTGAGCGGGTGTTTCGTCCCAGTCTTAATGGCCTGCCTGTGTGCGTACTTAGCAATAACGATGGTTGTGCCATCTCCCGCAGCAATGAAGCCAAGGCCCTGGGAATTACCATGGGAGCTCCTTGGTTCAAGATCAAACACCTAGCAGAAACAGACGGCCTGGTAGCGCTGTCTGCCAACTTTGCCCTCTACGGTGATCTGAGCGACCGCATGATGAGTCTGGCCGCCGGTCTTGGGCCACATCAGGAAATCTACTCCATTGATGAAAGCTTCATTGACCTGAGCGATGTTGCGGGAAATCTCACCGAGCGCAGCCACAAAATCCGCAGCCGCATCCTTCAATGGGTCGGTATACCCTGTGGGATCGGAATCGGCTCTACCAAAACACTGGCAAAGCTGGCCAACCATGTTGCCAAGTCTGCCGAACGCAAGCCCGGCAGTTACCCAGAACAGTTGGCACAGGTCTGTAATCTGGCGGTGCTGACTCCGAGTGAACTGGATGCGGTGTTTGCTGCCACGCCGGTCAATGAAGTGTGGGGTATTGGTCGGCAAATATCCAAGCAGCTCATAGACGGTGGTGTGAAAACGGTGTTGGACTTGGTGCGTCTTGATCCGGCCATGGTCAAGCGCCGCTGGTCGGTGGTGCTGGAGCGTACCGTGCGGGAGTTGCAGGGCATCAACTGCGTGGAGTTGGAACACTCCCCCCAACCGAAACAGGAAATCGCCTGTACCCGTTCTTTTGGTCACCCAGTTACGGAGTTGGCCGATCTGAGTGAAGCGGTGACCGAGTTTGCCAGTCGTGCTGCTCAGAAGCTGCGCAAACAAAGCAGTCTGGCCGGTCAGGTGCTGTGTTTTATCCGCACCAGCCCCTTTCGCCGGGAAGAACAGTACAGCCGGTCAGTGACCATACCCCTGCGACGACCAAGTGCGGACACGGCGATCATTGTGGAGGCAGCCTTGACAGGGTTGGCTGCAATTTACCGGCGTGGGTTCAAGTTGGCCAAGGCCGGTGTGATGTTGCTTGATCTCCAACCTGACACGGTGCAACAGCAGGAATTGGCGCTGGAGGATGATGGTTCGCATGACCGTAGCCGTTTAATGAGCACCCTGGACGACCTCAACCAACGCTACGGAAGAGGAACGATTCTGTTGGCCAGTGCGGGTTTAGCCGGTGATCGGCGTGCATGGAGCATGAAACAGGAACGGCGTACCCCTGGCTACACCACATGTCTGGACGATTTGGCAGTCGCTCATGCATGA
- a CDS encoding YaeQ family protein produces the protein MATKSTIFKVNLQIADIDHGYYADHALTLARHPSETDERMMVRLCALALQAHQLQDMCGGDGTLAFGAGLSDPDEPDVWLRDFTGQTRLWIEVGQPEDKPLNKACSKSDAVVLYAFGHAADIWWRSIEAKLTRLKNLQVMRIPSASAQELTPLAQRSMSLQATIQEGALMLGDGVHNIHIDPIRWK, from the coding sequence ATGGCCACCAAATCAACCATCTTCAAAGTCAATCTGCAAATTGCCGACATTGACCACGGCTACTATGCCGATCATGCGCTCACCCTTGCACGCCACCCCAGTGAGACCGATGAACGCATGATGGTTCGCCTGTGTGCCTTGGCGTTGCAAGCCCACCAACTACAAGACATGTGCGGCGGTGACGGCACACTGGCTTTTGGTGCAGGCCTGTCAGATCCCGATGAACCTGATGTCTGGCTGCGCGATTTCACCGGACAAACCCGGTTGTGGATAGAAGTGGGACAACCCGAAGACAAGCCCCTAAACAAAGCTTGCAGCAAATCTGATGCTGTTGTGCTGTACGCCTTTGGTCACGCCGCTGACATCTGGTGGCGCAGCATCGAGGCCAAACTAACACGCCTGAAAAACCTGCAGGTCATGCGTATTCCCAGCGCAAGTGCACAAGAGCTTACGCCCCTGGCACAACGCAGCATGAGCCTGCAGGCGACCATCCAAGAGGGTGCATTGATGCTAGGTGACGGTGTGCATAACATTCATATCGATCCGATACGCTGGAAATAA
- a CDS encoding DNA/RNA non-specific endonuclease encodes MGHSQPCCREFSACLQFFAHAKPPSLTQHPTDRALCYDAFAVLHSGESKTPVFVAEKLNRSSVMDAHEKRTNRFFADARLRAAERAELDDYKDSGFDRGHMAPAGDMPTAQAMAQSFSLANMVPQAPEHNRGVWAKSVEAATRKYAARASGDIYVITGPVFVPNIAKSPSIGSGVHVPTYLFKLVYDQDKNRAWAYWQQNDDSTRGSKPISYGELVKRTGIEFLPGGAA; translated from the coding sequence ATCGGCCACAGTCAGCCATGCTGCCGAGAATTTTCAGCGTGTTTGCAGTTTTTCGCACATGCAAAGCCACCATCGCTTACACAGCATCCCACAGATCGGGCCTTGTGTTACGACGCTTTTGCAGTGCTGCACTCCGGGGAAAGCAAAACCCCGGTGTTCGTAGCCGAAAAGTTGAACCGTTCCTCCGTCATGGACGCGCATGAAAAACGCACGAACCGTTTCTTTGCCGATGCACGACTGCGTGCGGCGGAAAGAGCGGAATTGGACGATTACAAGGACAGTGGGTTTGATCGTGGTCACATGGCACCAGCGGGCGATATGCCTACTGCGCAGGCCATGGCACAGAGCTTTTCTCTGGCCAATATGGTGCCTCAAGCCCCCGAACATAACCGAGGCGTTTGGGCAAAGTCGGTCGAGGCGGCTACCCGCAAATATGCGGCACGGGCTAGTGGTGACATTTATGTCATCACTGGGCCGGTGTTTGTGCCCAATATTGCAAAGAGTCCCAGCATTGGGTCAGGGGTGCATGTGCCGACCTATCTTTTCAAGCTGGTATACGACCAGGACAAGAACAGGGCATGGGCCTATTGGCAGCAGAATGACGATTCAACCCGTGGGTCAAAGCCCATCAGCTATGGAGAATTGGTCAAGCGAACCGGGATTGAATTCTTGCCGGGGGGTGCAGCCTAG